A single region of the Glycine max cultivar Williams 82 chromosome 20, Glycine_max_v4.0, whole genome shotgun sequence genome encodes:
- the N-23 gene encoding nodulin-C51 precursor has product MEKMRVIVITVFLFIGAAIAEDVGIGLLSEAEAYVSPKLKKFITPCTSHVGETCSTTSSSGSEALMQNQGGLALCLFDSMERCLVDHGAQLYQTSVTNLQVEPSEVFPRKNNPQGGRKSKLDDHQVQPLSFRLPPFRLPPMPKLGPTSPIIRTIPSPPIAPRDLSLIETIQLRTALRTCTHVTARTCLTAPNVATSDLEACLTPSMNQCIYPRGAEYGSPPIRA; this is encoded by the coding sequence ATGGAGAAAATGAGGGTGATAGTAATTACTGTATTCCTATTTATAGGTGCAGCAATTGCAGAAGATGTTGGTATTGGTCTCCTTAGCGAAGCTGAGGCGTATGTGTCTCCTAAGTTAAAAAAGTTCATCACACCTTGCACTTCGCATGTTGGTGAAACATGCAGTACTACTAGTAGTAGTGGAAGTGAAGCATTAATGCAGAACCAGGGTGGGTTGGCTCTTTGCCTTTTCGATTCTATGGAGAGATGCTTGGTAGACCATGGTGCCCAACTTTATCAAACAAGTGTTACTAACCTTCAAGTTGAACCTTCTGAAGTATTTCCAAGGAAGAATAATCCACAAGGTGGACGTAAGTCCAAATTAGATGACCATCAAGTTCAACCCTTATCATTTCGATTACCACCATTTCGATTACCACCAATGCCAAAACTAGGACCAACAAGTCCGATTATAAGAACGATTCCATCACCACCCATAGCTCCTCGAGATTTGTCACTCATTGAGACTATACAATTACGAACTGCCTTGAGAACCTGTACTCATGTCACTGCACGAACTTGTCTCACTGCTCCAAATGTTGCCACATCTGATTTAGAGGCTTGTCTCACTCCATCCATGAATCAATGCATCTATCCTCGTGGAGCTGAATATG
- the LOC100809333 gene encoding NUS1-like protein isoform X1, giving the protein MEGVLLPVCPSPSSCSATPKPRIPIPLRSSFPSPLLHNRFFSQNAAFSLRNSLRTSTFALAQHEAPVLGKPDNNNNSSPYLPKIDKTGRFCSPRAARELALSIIYAACLEGMDPVRLFEKRMNARREAGYKFNEEKLLEYNHMSFGGPPVTVGSDEEANELLRHIEEESAIEAEVLTAPPKLVYNKLILRFTKKLLVAVRDTWDSHVLVINKIAPQNWKNEPAAKILELSILHLAMSEMEVLETRHQIVINEAVDLAKRFCDGAAPRIINGCLRTFFRELELEASNNQEISPMGV; this is encoded by the exons ATGGAGGGAGTGTTGCTTCCCGTGTGTCCTTCACCTTCTTCTTGCTCTGCAACTCCTAAACCCAGAATCCCCATTCCGCTACGCTCTTCTTTCCCTTCTCCATTATTACACAACCGTTTCTTCTCCCAAAACGCAGCGTTTTCCCTTCGCAACTCTCTCCGCACTTCCACCTTCGCACTCGCGCAACACGAAGCTCCCGTTCTGGGCAAACCCGATAACAACAACAACTCTTCACCCTATCTTCCCAAAATCGATAAGACGGGACGCTTCTGCAGCCCCAGAGCCGCCAGAGAACTCGCACT GTCGATAATCTATGCTGCGTGCTTGGAGGGAATGGACCCGGTTCGGCTCTTTGAGAAACGGATGAATGCGCGGCGAG AAGCCGGATATAAATTTAATGAGGAAAAGTTGTTGGAGTATAATCATATGAGTTTCGGAGGGCCGCCTGTTACTGTTGGATCGGACGAAGAAGCAAATGAGCTACTGCGGCACATTGAAGAAGAGTCTGCCATTG AAGCAGAAGTCCTTACAGCTCCTCCAAAGCTGGTATACAACAAACTGATTTTAAG ATTCACCAAGAAACTATTGGTTGCAGTCAGGGATACATGGGACAGTCATGTCCTGGTCATTAACAAAATTGCCCCACAAAATTGGAAG AATGAACCAGCTGCGAAGATTTTAGAGCTGTCTATTCTTCACTTGGCCATGTCCGAAATGGAAGTGCTAGAAACGAGACACCAAATCGTCATTAATGAG GCGGTAGATCTTGCTAAACGGTTTTGTGATGGAGCAGCCCCTCGCATCATTAACGGCTGTCTCCGCACATTTTTCCGAGAACTGGAGCTTGAAGCATCGAATAACCAG GAAATATCACCTATGGGGGTTTGA
- the LOC100809333 gene encoding NUS1-like protein, translating into MEGVLLPVCPSPSSCSATPKPRIPIPLRSSFPSPLLHNRFFSQNAAFSLRNSLRTSTFALAQHEAPVLGKPDNNNNSSPYLPKIDKTGRFCSPRAARELALSIIYAACLEGMDPVRLFEKRMNARREAGYKFNEEKLLEYNHMSFGGPPVTVGSDEEANELLRHIEEESAIEAEVLTAPPKLVYNKLILRFTKKLLVAVRDTWDSHVLVINKIAPQNWKNEPAAKILELSILHLAMSEMEVLETRHQIVINEAVDLAKRFCDGAAPRIINGCLRTFFRELELEASNNQV; encoded by the exons ATGGAGGGAGTGTTGCTTCCCGTGTGTCCTTCACCTTCTTCTTGCTCTGCAACTCCTAAACCCAGAATCCCCATTCCGCTACGCTCTTCTTTCCCTTCTCCATTATTACACAACCGTTTCTTCTCCCAAAACGCAGCGTTTTCCCTTCGCAACTCTCTCCGCACTTCCACCTTCGCACTCGCGCAACACGAAGCTCCCGTTCTGGGCAAACCCGATAACAACAACAACTCTTCACCCTATCTTCCCAAAATCGATAAGACGGGACGCTTCTGCAGCCCCAGAGCCGCCAGAGAACTCGCACT GTCGATAATCTATGCTGCGTGCTTGGAGGGAATGGACCCGGTTCGGCTCTTTGAGAAACGGATGAATGCGCGGCGAG AAGCCGGATATAAATTTAATGAGGAAAAGTTGTTGGAGTATAATCATATGAGTTTCGGAGGGCCGCCTGTTACTGTTGGATCGGACGAAGAAGCAAATGAGCTACTGCGGCACATTGAAGAAGAGTCTGCCATTG AAGCAGAAGTCCTTACAGCTCCTCCAAAGCTGGTATACAACAAACTGATTTTAAG ATTCACCAAGAAACTATTGGTTGCAGTCAGGGATACATGGGACAGTCATGTCCTGGTCATTAACAAAATTGCCCCACAAAATTGGAAG AATGAACCAGCTGCGAAGATTTTAGAGCTGTCTATTCTTCACTTGGCCATGTCCGAAATGGAAGTGCTAGAAACGAGACACCAAATCGTCATTAATGAG GCGGTAGATCTTGCTAAACGGTTTTGTGATGGAGCAGCCCCTCGCATCATTAACGGCTGTCTCCGCACATTTTTCCGAGAACTGGAGCTTGAAGCATCGAATAACCAGGTTTAG